One segment of Tachyglossus aculeatus isolate mTacAcu1 chromosome 16, mTacAcu1.pri, whole genome shotgun sequence DNA contains the following:
- the PRRC2C gene encoding protein PRRC2C isoform X6 produces MSEKSGQSTKAKDGKTKYATLSLFNTYKGKSLETQKTTVAARHGLQSLGKVAVSRRMPPPANLPSLKAENKGNDPNVNIVPKDGSGWASKQEQHEEEKPPEVPPAAQPKPGVAAPPEAPPVPKSWASNKQGGQGDGVQVNSHFQQEFPSLQAAGDQEKKEKDANDEAYGSGPNLRPPNVSTWRDGGKSGPLSPGDQENKLPGQEDGTPGTAEQNDALKAAEKRLPGVPPQLPQPRVNGQQQPGLASQYRAMMPPYMFQQYPRMAYPPMHGPVRFPPSLSDANKGPRGRGPPPSWAPEPERPSILSATELKELDKFDNPDVDPDEGWAGAQMEVDYTEQLNFSDDDEQGGSQKENRDDGEEQTSKGSENSEGQKENEGPSTKPPQTLPQPPVTKGPCGKGPPFSQEHGLPPGQSLLHEKNNSIHLPPHPKSLMQQHPPPDRQAGPGRQGPFPPKQPVPDEDEVWKQRRRQQSEVSAAVERARKRREEEERRMEEQRKAACAEKLKRLNEKYGIVEKQPSPEEVREREREKEREREKEREKEREREREKEREREKEREREREKERELERQREKEKELEKERELERQREKERELEQQREKERELEKEHEKAREQERERQREEECEREREKEQEKVEVKLEPKEPVIEPVIEKQENESSNNKETREEQPAFTRQDSNRSEKESTQAVHETEPDSGSLPRPAVSSGYSKQFQKSLPPRFQRQQEQMKQQQWQQQQQQGVLPPAAPSQPSTGAVPPPPHRPLYQPMQPHPQHLASMGFDPRWLMMQSYMDPRMMSGRPAMDLPPMHPGMMPPKPLIRRDQMEASPASSESFEHITRSARDHAVSLSEPRMMWGSEPYPHAEPQQANTPPKVTEEPENLRPEAPLEQEVISTAYPVERNQLDSHPKTEFFRETGEAEVQKLPSRSLEEVRPHHTELTNQAPTLEAADQNIAPSSQEEPVLIGESQSVQKRSISHGPSHPVKAEEPRNETSANIPKVNSRCVDTKEPAERHEDKPKREGFTRSCEGPKLDRPYKSKSETRWGPRPGSSRREEGIDRPIRRSGPIKKPVLRDMKEEREQRKEKEGEKGEKTIEKVVKPEKIEKKEPPPPAPAQIAPQPLPPPPKPEPEKPASDTSNVAKKPPLDTDKPLEAPESVQVETAVKPASQQPAPPPAPKEEKQPERVISKDHVFERPRPDSRPIRKESTLPPRTYWKDSRERDWFPDQGYRGRGRGEYYSRGRSYRGSYGGRGRGGRGQSRDYPNYRDPKPRTEHLPSGALRQREESETRSESSDFEIVPKRRRQRGSETDSDSEVHESASDTLLSDKDSLSKGKHPKREERPENKRPPKPLLSFKPENSIRVDGRPLEKPYGREDDTKPKPGFLPKGEPSRRGRGAPGMFRRGGRDPSGRPPRPSTIRRPAYRDAQWTPRQAETPKPEDGEPPRRQEPFVPGPADKRPPKFERKFDPTRERPRRQRPARPPRQDKPPRFRRLKEREAASKINDVAPASATSGTVNNVAQEQANAAADVSGTKTPDLSNQNSSDQANEEWETASESSDFNERRERDEKKNADLSAQAAAKAGENALPPKREIAKRSFSSQRPGVDRQNRRGNGGPPKSGRNFSGPRSERRNGPSLRSGKRGPFEDQTGGNASVDPVNGSSVNQEGGPNGMGQKNSKEAGGKKREDPKPGPKKPKEKVDALSQFDLNNYASVVIIDDHPEVTVVEDPQSNLNDDGFTEVVSKKQQKRLQDEERRKKEEQTVQVWTKKSSNEKGRSQNSKLPPRFAKKQQQVAVVQQAQVPAPVPAPVAAPAPASAPAAQTAAQPQSQTPTPTPTPTPSQPQTAVQPQGQTTNATDTTNVGLISPPQPPPVSAWNKPLTSFGPAAPPEGAKNGQESSVELGIETIQFGAPASNGSENETAPVLSEKSTDKLPEPKEQRQKQPRAGPIKAQKLPELSPVENKEHKPGPIGKERSLKNRKVKDVQQVEPDGQEKTSPPAVRNGNPVPTKETKAVSEMSAEIGTMISVSAPEFATNTKESVTDYTSPSSSLPSTVATSNTKMEETLVTNMESARKAWENSPNVREKSSPATSTAAPITSVGGSSSSGPNPANYNSFSSASMPPIPVASVTPTTSLSGAGTYTTSSLSTKSTTTSDPPNICKVKPQQLQTSSLPSASHFSQLSCMPSLIAQQQQSPQVYVSQSAAAQIPAFYMDTSHLFGTQHARLAPPSLAQQQGFQPGLSQPTSVQQIPIPIYAPLQGQHQAQLSLGAGPAVSQAQELFNSSLQPYRSQQAFMQSSLSQPSPVVLSGTALHNFPAVQHQELAKAQSSLAFQQTSNTQPIPILYEHQLSQASGLGGSQLIDTHLLQARASLTQASNIYSGQVQQPGQSNFYNTAQSPNALQQVNYGMVTVPLPASQLSLPNFGSTGQPLIALPQTLQPPLQHTPPQPPAQSLSRPAQVSQPFRGLIPAGTQHSMIATTGKMSEMDLKAFGSGIDVKPGTPPIGGRSTTPTSSPYRASSTSPNSQSSKMNSIVYQKQFQSAAATVRMTQPFPPQFAPQILSQPNLVPPLVRAPHTNTFPAPVQRPPMALASQMPPPMTTGLMSHPRLPHVARGPCGSLSGVRGNQAQAALKAEQDMKAKQRAEVLQSTQRFFSEQQQTKPMGGKAPKVDNDAAKPSEPLTDPPGVCQEKVEEKPPPAPTTSTKPVRTGPIKPQAIKTEETKS; encoded by the exons ACCACCCGAAGTGCCACCAGCAGCACAGCCAAAACCTGGAGTTGCTGCTCCCCCAGAGGCTCCTCCTGTCCCCAAATCATGGGCCAGTAACAAACAAGGTGGGCAAGGAGATG GTGTCCAAGTAAATAGCCATTTTCAACAAGAGTTTCCCAGTCTGCAGGCAGCTGGGGatcaggagaaaaaggaaaaagatgcAAATGATGAAGCCTATGGATCTGGACCCAACTTAAGGCCACCAA aTGTTTCTACTTGGAGAGATGGTGGTAAATCTGGCCCACTCTCTCCGGGTGACCAAGAAAATAAACTCCCCGGTCAAGAAGACGGCACACCCGGAACAGCAGAGCAGAATGATGCCCTTAAAGCTGCCGAAAAGAGGCTGCCTGGTGTTCCACCACAGTTGCCTCAGCCCAGAGTcaatgggcagcagcagcctggtctTGCTTCTCAGTACAGGGCAATGATGCCTCCTTAT ATGTTTCAGCAGTATCCTAGAATGGCATATCCTCCAATGCATGGTCCAGTCAGGTTCCCTCCTTCGTTATCTGATGCTAACAA AGGTCCCCGAGGGAGAGGCCCGCCCCCTTCATGGGCCCCTGAGCCCGAGCGTCCCTCGATCCTTAGCGCAACTGAACTCAAGGAGCTTGATAAATTTGATAACCCAGATGTCGACCCTGACGAAGGCTGGGCTG GAGCCCAGATGGAAGTGGATTATACCGAACAACTGaatttcagtgatgatgatgagcaggggGGTAGTCAGAAAGAAAATCGGGATGACGG CGAAGAGCAAACTTCAAAGGGCTCTGAAAACTCCGAAGGtcaaaaagaaaatgaaggtCCCAGCACCAAACCTCCTCAGACACTTCCACAGCCACCAGTAACCAAAGGACCCTGTGGCAAAGGTCCTCCATTCAGTCAG GAACACGGGCTCCCCCCAGGACAGTCTCTATTACATGAAAAGAACAATTCCATTCACCTACCACCTCATCCAAAATCTCTTATGCAACAG CATCCACCTCCAGATCGCCAGGCAGGTCCTGGAAGACAGGGTCCCTTTCCCCCTAAGCAGCCGGTTCCTGATGAGGATGAAGTTTGGAAACAAAGACGAAGGCAGCAGTCAGAAGTCTCCGCTGCAGTGGAGCGTGCCCGGAAGCGGCGAGAAGAGGAGGAACGGAGAATGGAAGAGCAAAGAAAGGCCGCTTGTGCAGAGAAGCTGAAACGGTTAAATGAGAAATACGGCATTGTAGAAAAACAACCCTCTCCAgaggaggtcagggagagggagcgGGAAAAGGAACGAGAGCGAGAAAAGGAACGGGAGAAGGAACGCGAGCGCGAGAGGGAGAAGGAACGGGAgcgagaaaaggagagagaacgaGAGCGGGAAAAGGAGCGTGAACTAGAAAGGCagcgggaaaaggagaaggaactcGAGAAGGAGAGGGAACTGGAGCGGCagcgggaaaaggagagagaactggagcAGCAgcgagaaaaggaaagagaactgGAGAAAGAGCATGAAAAGGCGCGGGAACAGGAGAGGGAGCGCCAAAGGGAAGAAGAGTGTGAAAGGGAGCGTGAAAAAGAACAAGAAAAAGTGGAAGTCAAGTTAGAGCCCAAAGAACCTGTGATAGAACCTGTAATAGAGAAACAAGAAAATGAAAGCAGCAATAATAAAGAAACCAGAG AGGAGCAGCCAGCCTTCACTAGGCAAGACAGTAATCGGAGTGAGAAAGAGAGCACACAGGCGGTTCATGAAACAGAACCAGATTCAGGGTCTCTGCCTCGCCCTGCTGTCTCATCAGGTTACTCCAAACAGTTTCAGAAGTCACTACCACCACGGTTCCAGAGGCAGCAG GAGCAGATGAAACAACAACAGTGGCAACAGCAACAACAGCAAGGCGTACTTCCACCGGCTGCTCCTTCCCAGCCGTCCACTGGGgccgtccctcctcccccgcaCAGGCCTCTCTACCAGCCAATGCAACCCCACCCTCAACATTTGGCGTCCATGGGCTTCGATCCTCGGTGGCTTATGATGCAGTCTTACATGGACCCGCGAATGATGTCTGGACGACCTGCCATGGACCTTCCGCCCATGCACCCTG GAATGATGCCACCTAAGCCACTAATAAGAAGAGATCAGATGGAAGCGTCTCCAGCTAGTTCAGAATCTTTTGAACATATTACTCGGTCTGCAAGAGATCATGCTGTCTCCCTTAGTGAACCTCGTATGATGTGGGGGTCAGAGCCCTATCCCCACGCCGAGCCTCAACAGGCGAATACTCCTCCCAAAGTGACCGAAGAACCCGAAAACCTCAG ACCCGAAGCTCCTTTGGAGCAAGAAGTCATCTCCACTGCTTATCCTGTAGAACGCAATCAGCTGGACTCTCATCCAAAGACGGAATTTTTCAGAGAAACTGGTGAAGCCGAGGTACAGAAGCTTCCAAGCAGGTCTTTGGAAGAAGTTCGACCTCACCATACTGAACTAACCAACCAAGCTCCTACTCTTGAGGCAGCTGATCAGAATATTGCACCCAGCTCTCAGGAAGAGCCAGTGCTAATTGGAGAAAGCCAGTCTGTCCAGAAGAGAAGCATTTCCCATGGCCCTAGCCATCCTGTCAAAGCAGAGGAGCCAAGAAATGAGACATCGGCTAACATTCCCAAAGTAAATAGCAGATGTGTGGATACAAAAGAACCAGCTGAAAGACATGAGGATAAACCAAAAAGAGAAGGTTTCACAAGATCTTGTGAAGGACCAAAATTAGACAGACCTTACAAGTCCAAGTCTGAAACTCGTTGGGGCCCAAGACCAGGCTctagcaggagggaggaagggatcgATAGACCAATCAGAAGGTCCGGGCCTATTAAGAAACCCGTACTTCGAGACATGAAAGAAGAACGGGagcaaaggaaggaaaaagagggagaaaagggagaaaaaacaaTTGAGAAAGTGGTGAAACCTGAAAAGATTGAGAAGAAGGAACCGCCGCCTCCAGCTCCAGCTCAGATTGCACCTcagccccttcctccacctcccaaaCCAGAGCCAGAAAAACCTGCCTCTGACACTTCAAATGTGGCTAAAAAGCCACCCTTGGATACTGATAAGCCTTTAGAAGCCCCAGAGAGCGTTCAGGTCGAGACTGCGGTTAAGCCTGCAAGTCAGCAACCTGCTCCCCCTCCCGCACCCAAGGAAGAGAAGCAACCGGAAAGAGTAATCAGCAAAGATCACGTTTTTGAGCGTCCTCGCCCAGATTCAAGGCCAATTAGAAAAGAGTCGACTTTACCCCCCAGAACTTACTGGAAAGATTCTCGAGAGAGAGATTGGTTCCCTGATCAGGGATACAGAGGCAGAGGCCGAGGAGAATATTACTCCAGGGGTCGTAGTTATAGAGGCTCTTACGGGGGCCGTGGGCGGGGTGGTAGGGGCCAAAGCCGAGATTATCCTAACTACAGAGACCCTAAGCCAAGAACGGAGCATCTGCCTTCTGGAGCCCTCCGGCAGCGAGAAGAGAGCGAAACTCGGAGCGAGAGCTCTGATTTTGAAATAGTCCCCAAAAGACGGCGACAGCGGGGTTCGGAGACCGACTCGGACAGTGAAGTCCACGAAAGCGCAAGCGACACCCTCCTCTCGGACAAAGACAGCCTGAGCAAAGGCAAACAcccaaagagagaagaaaggccaGAGAACAAAAGGccgcccaagcccctgctctcctTCAAACCGGAGAACAGCATCAGAGTAGATGGCCGGCCCCTAGAGAAGCCCTACGGAAGAGAGGATGATACTAAGCCCAAGCCTGGCTTCCTGCCTAAAGGAGAACCCTCCAGGCGAGGAAGAGGGGCTCCCGGCATGTTCAGGCGGGGCGGAAGGGACCCCAGCGGCCGCCCACCCCGGCCCTCCACCATCCGGAGGCCAGCCTACAGAGATGCTCAGTGGACTCCGAGGCAAGCGGAGACTCCTAAACCGGAGGACGGAGAGCCTCCAAGAAGGCAGGAGCCATTTGTCCCCGGACCAGCCGACAAAAGACCCCCAAAATTTGAGCGGAAATTCGATCCAACCCGAGAGAGGCCGCGAAGGCAGCGGCCCGCCCGACCGCCAAGGCAGGATAAGCCCCCACGATTTAGACGACTCAAGGAGAGAGAGGCGGCTTCCAAGATAAACGACGTGGCCCCGGCCTCTGCCACGAGCGGCACCGTGAATAACGTGGCCCAGGAACAGGCCAACGCTGCCGCGGACGTTTCGGGCACCAAGACCCCTGACCTATCCAATCAGAACTCTTCGGATCAGGCCAACGAAGAGTGGGAGACAGCTTCTGAGAGCAGCGACTTCAACGAGAGACGTGAGCGCGATGAAAAGAAAAATGCCGATCTGAGCGCCCAGGCAGCTGCCAAGGCAGGAGAGAATGCTCTACCCCCCAAAAGGGAAATAGCCAAGAGAAGCTTTTCCAGTCAGCGACCTGGAGTAGATCGCCAGAATCGCCGGGGCAACGGCGGTCCACCCAAGTCGGGAAGAAACTTCTCTGGCCCCCGGAGTGAAAGGCGTAACGGTCCTtctttgagaagtgggaagagagg GCCATTCGAAGACCAAACAGGTGGTAATGCAAGTGTTGATCCAGTCAATGGCAGCTCAGTGAATCAAGAGGGGGGACCTAATGGCATGGGACAGAAGAATTCTAAGGAGGCtggtggaaaaaaaagagaagaccCTAAACCAGGTCCAAAGAAGCCTAAAGAGAAAGTGGATGCCCTGTCCCAGTTTGACCTCAACAACTATGCAA GTGTTGTAATCATTGATGACCATCCTGAAGTGACAGTAGTTGAAGATCCCCAGTCAAACTTGAATGATGATGGCTTTACTGAAGTTGTATCCAAAAAGCAACAGAAACGCTTGCAGGATGAAGAGCGCAGAAAGAAAGAAGAACAAACTGTGCAG GTGTGGACCAAAAAGAGTTCGAACGAGAAAGGAAGAAGCCAGAATTCTAAACTTCCGCCCCGATTTGCCAAAAAGCAACAGCAAGTTGCGGTAGTCCAGCAGGCCCAGGTGCCAGCCCCAGTACCAGCCCCAGTAGCAGCCCCGGCTCCAGCATCAGCTCCCGCCGCACAGACCGCGGCCCAGCCTCAGTCACAGACCCCAACGCCGACGCCGACACCGACTCCGAGCCAACCGCAGACTGCGGTTCAGCCGCAAGGCCAGACAACAAATGCCACAGACACAACAAATG TGGGACTGATTAGTCCTCCACAGCCACCTCCAGTCAGTGCGTGGAATAAGCCGTTAACATCTTTCGGCCCTGCTGCACCCCCAGAG GGAGCAAAGAATGGACAGGAAAGCTCAGTTGAACTTGGAATTGAAACAATCCAGTTTGGTGCCCCAGCCTCAAATGGAAGTGAAAATGAAACTGCTCCTGTGCTGTCTGAAAAATCAACTGACAAATTGCCTGAGCCTAAAGAGCAGCGGCAGAAGCAGCCCCGTGCCGGGCCCATCAAAGCTCAAAAG CTTCCAGAATTGAGTCCAGTAGAGAACAAAGAACATAAGCCCGGTCCCATCGGGAAAGAACGCTCATTAAAAAACCGTAAAGTGAAGGACGTCCAACAGGTGGAGCCCGATGGACAGGAGAAGACCAGCCCTCCCGCTGTCAGAAATGGCAATCCCGTTCCCACGAAGGAAACCAAAGCCGTTTCGGAAATGAGTGCTGAAATTGGAACGATGATATCTGTGTCGGCCCCGGAGTTTGCCACTAATACAAAG GAATCGGTAACAGACTACACTTCACCTTCTTCTTCACTGCCCAGCACTGTGGCCACCAGCAATACAAAGATGGAAGAGACTTTGGTGACTAAT ATGGAATCTGCTCGCAAAGCGTGGGAAAACTCTCCGAATGTGAGGGAAAAGAGTTCCCCAGCAACTTCAACAGCCGCCCCAATTACCAGCGTTGGGGGCAGCAGTTCCAGTGGACCGAACCCTGCCAATTACAACTCTTTCTCTAGTGCATCGATGCCTCCTATTCCTGTGGCTTCAGTCACTCCTACAACTTCATTATCAG GAGCTGGTACATACACTACCTCTTCCCTGAGTACTAAGTCTACCACCACTTCGGACCCTCCCAACATTTGTAAAGTGAAACCCCAACAGTTACAGACAAGCAGCCTTCCTTCTGCAAGTCATTTTTCCCAGCTGAGCTGCATGCCCTCCCTTATTGCCCAGCAACAGCAGAGTCCCCAGGTCTATGTATCTCAGTCTGCAGCAG CTCAGATCCCAGCTTTCTATATGGACACAAGTCATCTGTTCGGCACTCAGCATGCCCGTCTGGCTCCACCATCCCTGGCTCAGCAACAAGGCTTCCAGCCAGGACTTTCCCAG CCCACTTCTGTACAACAGATTCCAATCCCCATCTATGCACCCCTTCAAGGACAGCATCAAGCTCAGCTAAGCTTGGGAGCGGGGCCGGCTGTTTCCCAGGCTCAGGAATTATTCAATTCATCCCTGCAGCCGTATAG ATCACAGCAAGCCTTTATGCAAAGCAGTCTATCCCAGCCATCCCCCGTGGTTCTGTCTGGTACGGCCTTGCATAACTTTCCAGCGGTGCAACATCAGGAGCTTGCCAAGGCACAGTCAAGTCTTGCGTTTCAGCAGACTTCTAACACCCAGCCAATCCCTATCTTGTACGAGCATCAGCTCAGCCAGGCTTCTGGACTAGGAGGCTCGCAACTTATTGACACACATCTTCTTCAG GCTAGAGCAAGTCTCACACAAGCTTCAAATATTTACTCTGGGCAAGTTCAACAGCCTGGTCAGAGCAATTTCTATAATACTGCCCAGTCTCCCAATGCTCTCCAGCAGGTAAACTATGGCATG GTAACAGTGCCATTACCTGCTTCCCAGCTTTCTTTACCTAACTTTGGATCGACGGGGCAGCCTCTAATTGCTCTGCCTCAGACCCTCCAGCCCCCATTACAACATACACCCCCACAGCCTCCGGCCCAGAGCCTCAGTCGGCCCGCACAAGTAAGCCAGCCTTTTCGAGGATTAATCCCCGCCGGAACTCAGCACAGCATGATCGCTACTACTGGAAAG ATGTCAGAAATGGATCTGAAAGCCTTTGGAAGCGGTATTGATGTAAAGCCAGGTACTCCTCCAATCGGTGGTAGAAGCACCACTCCGACGTCCAGTCCTTACCG GGCCAGTTCTACGAGTCCAAACAGCCAGTCCAGCAAAATGAACAGCATTGTCTACCAGAAGCAGTTCCAGTCCGCAGCTGCCACTGTGAGGATGACCCAGCCGTTTCCTCCCCAGTTCGCACCCCAG ATCCTCTCTCAGCCTAACCTGGTCCCTCCATTGGTAAGAGCCCCACATACTAACACCTTCCCAGCGCCTGTTCAGAGGCCGCCAATGGCACTGGCCAGTCAGATGCCTCCTCCGATGACCACAGGCCTCATGAGCCACCCTCGTTTGCCCCATGTGGCGAGGGGTCCTTGTGGATCACTATCCGGAGTCAGAGGCAATCAGGCCCAGGCTGCGTTGAAGGCTGAACAAGACAtgaag GCCAAACAGAGAGCCGAGGTTCTGCAGTCCACCCAGCGATTCTTCTCCGAGCAGCAGCAGACTAAGCCGATGGGAGGCAAGGCCCCCAAAGTGGACAACGACGCGGCCAAACCCTCCGAGCCTCTGACCGACCCCCCGGGTGTTTGCCAGGAGAAAGTCGAGGAGAAGCCCCCTCCCGCTCCAACCACGTCGACAAAACCCGTTAGAACTGGGCCAATTAAACCTCAGGCAATCAAAACCGAAGAGACAAAGTCTTAA